AAGCCCCCGATCCGCCCGTGCGGACGCGGCGGATCCGACGCCGGCGCGGGGCCACGCGCAACGAGTTCGACGCCGGCGCGTGGCCAGCAGCCGGCGGAGCGTCAGGCCTCGCGGGTGATCGTGACGGTGACGTGCAGCTCGCTCTTCGGCGACCCGGAGTACACCCCGCGCAGCGGCGGCACGTCCTCGTAGTCGCGGCCGCGGGCGACGAGCACGTGGCGATCGCCGATGTCGATGCCGTTGGTGGCGTCGAAGGCCTGCCACGTGCCGCCGGCGAACCACTCCACCCACGCGTGCGACTCGCCGGCGACCGTCTCGCCGATCACCGGATCGACCTGCGGGTGCAGGTAGCCCGAGACGTACCGCGCCGGGATGCCCGCCGCGCGCAGCGCGCCCAGAGCCACGTGCGTGATGTCCTGGCACACCCCGGTGCGCGCCGTCCAGGCCTCGGCGGCGGTGGTCTGCACGGTCGTCACCCCGAACACGTACTCCATGGCCTCCCCCACCGTCGTCGCGATCTCGAGCGCCGCATGGTCGGGGTTCTCGTGTCGCGCCGCGATCTCGTGCGCGAGCGCGGCCACCTCGGGATGGGGGCGGGTGCGATCGGTCTGCTGCAGCATCTCGACGACGTCGACCGCCGACTGGGCATCCGTCCGCAGCGCCTCCCACGTCGTGTCGATCTCGGTGCGCCCGCGCGCCCGCACCTCGACGAGGCTGCGGGCGACGATCGTGAGGTCGTCGTGGCTGGTGAGCACGTCGAAGGCCGACACCTGTGTGCCGAAGTAGTCGACGTACGTGCTCACCGCGGTGTGCGGGGAGATGTCGAGGGCGGCCATCAGCACGAACTGTCCCTCGCACGTGACCGGGAGCATGCGCGCCTCGTTGTACGACGCCGTGACCTCGCCGCCCATGTAGCGGAATCCGGTCTGGTGCTCGATGCGCAGCCGCTTCATCCGATCTCCCCGATCCAGCTCGGTTCGGCCTGGGTGGGGAAGAAGCGCTGGCGGATCGCCTCGCTCGCCTCACGGGCCACGGCCTGCACGTGCTCCATGCGCGCCGGCAGATCGTCGACGATCTCCGCGATCTGGGTGTACTCGAGTTCGTTCCGAATGCGCCCGAGCGCACGCAGGATCGCACTGGTGTACCCGGTGCGCTCGGTGCCGGGATCGATCGCACGCATGCAGCTCTCGGCCTCGGCGATCGAGTAAATGATCGAGCGCGGGAACAGGCGATCGAGCAGCAGGAACTCCGCGGCGGCGAGTGGGCGCGGCGCGCCCTGGTAGGTGCGCAGGTAGGGCTCGTAGGCGCCGCACGAGCGCAGGATGGTCGTCCACGAGGGACCCGAGTCGCTCGTCAGCGACCGCGTCGCGAGCAGGCGCGCCGTCATGTCGGTGCGCTCGATCGCACGGCCGAGCGCGAGGAACTGCCATGCCTCGTCCCGCGCGGCGGTCGATTCGAGCACCCCGTACGCGAGGGCGCAGCGCTCGCGCACCCACGTGAACGTCTGGTGCGTGTTCGCCCCGTGCAGCCGGCGGGGCATGCGGCGGCTCGTCGTGTTGAGCACCTCCCACAGCTCGCTCGAGACGATCTCGCGCGCCCGCCGCGCATTCTCGCGCGCCGCACGGATCGAGAACGCCAGGCTCGAGGGATGCTCCACCTCGGTGGCGAGCATGCCGACGATGTCCTCGCGGTTCGTCGCGCGGTCGGGAGCGGGCGCGCCCATGACGGCGAGCAGCGAGCGGCAGGCGACGTCCTCATCGATCCACGGGTCCTCCAGCAGCAGCTGCAGGTGGACGTCGAGGATCCGCGCGGTGCCGTCGGCGCGCTCGAGGTAGCGTCCGATCCAGAACAGCGATTCGGCGATCCGGCTCAGCATGCCATCCCGCCGCTCTGCTGCTGTTGCTGCTGTTGTTGCTGCTGCCCCTCCACCGGGTCGTCCTGCGGCGAGTGCATGACCGCCGGCTGCTCGTCGTACAGCAGCACGGGAGCCGCCTCCGCCGTCGCGCTCTGATCGTCCACGAGCTGGGCCACCCCGCGCGCGTGCCCGTACTCGCCGTGGACCGCGGCGGGCCCACCGAGGATCCAGGTGTCCTTCGTGCCGCCGCCCTGACTCGAGTTGACCACGAGCTCGCCCTCCGGCAGCGCCACTCGGGTGAGCCCGCCGGGTTGCACCCAGACCTCGTGGCCGCTGTTAACGGCGAAGGGGCGCAGGTCCACGTGCCGCGGGCGCAGTCCGGCGTCGGTGACGGTCGGGATGGTCGAGAGCATGATGAGAGGCTGAGCGATCCAGCCGCGCGGATCCGCGATGAGCTTCGCCCGCAGCTCGTCGAGCGCCTTCCTCGAGGCATCCGGGCCGACCACGAGGCCCTTGCCACCGGATCCGTCCACCGGCTTCACGACCAGCTCGTCGAGCCGATCCAGCACCTCCTCGAGGGCCCCGGGATCCTCCAGCCGCCAGGTGTCGACGTTCTTGAGGATCGGCTCCTCGCCGAGGTAGTACCGGATGAGATCCGGCACATAGGTGTAGGTGAGCTTGTCGTCGGCGACGCCGTTGCCGACGCCGTTCGCGATCGTGACGTTGCCCAGGCGGGCCGCGAGCATCAGTCCGGGCGCCCCCAGCACCGAGTCGGCCCGGAATTGCACGGGGTCGAGGTAGTCGTCGTCGACGCGCCGGTAGATCACGTCCACCCGGCGCGGACCGCGCGTGGTGTGCATGTAGACCTTGCCGCCCATGCACACGAGGTCGCGTCCCTCCACGAGCTCCACCCCCATGAGCCGGGCGAGGAGGGTGTGCTCGAAGTAGGCGGAGTTGTAGACGCCGGGAGTGAGCACGACGATGTTCGGGTCGTCGACACCGGCGGGCGCCGCGGCACGCAGCGCGGCCAGCAGCCGGTCCGGATACTCGCCGACCGGGCGGACCGCCAGCTTCTCGAACATCTCCGGGAAGGTCTGCGCCATGACCCGGCGGTTGGAGATCACATACGACACCCCCGAGGGCACGCGCGCGTTGTCCTCGAGCACCCGCAGCTCGCCGCGCTCGTCGCGGATCAGATCGATCCCGGCCACGTGCACGCGCACGCCGTTGGCGTAGCGGATCCCGGCCGCCTGCCGCGAGAAGTAGCGGCTCGAGGCGATCAGTCGTGCCGGGATCACCCCATCGCGCACGGCGGCACGGGCTCCGTACACGTCATCGAGGAATGCCTCGAGGGCGCGCACCCGCTGGACGACGCCGGCCTCGGCGTGCATCCACTCGCGGTAGTGGATGATCCGCGGCACCGGATCGAGCGGCATCGCCCGCTCCTCGCCCGCGAAGTCGAACGTGACGCCCTGCGCCAGGTACGAGTTCGCGAGGGCGTCGACGCGGCCGCGCAGGTCGTCCTGGGCGGTCAGCGAGAGCCACTCGTACAGCTCGCGATAGACCTCGCGGACCTCGGCGCCGCCTTCGACGTGATGGAACATCTCGTCGAAGGGCGGCTCACCCGCAGCCGTCCTGCGGGGCGCGAGCGTGGCGCCATATCCGTCGAACAGGTGCGGCATGCGATGAGCGTAGCCCTCGGCCTGTTGCCGACATGTTTCCGCCGATCGCCCCGCGAGAGCGCCTGTTCACGCCGAAACCGCATGTTTGCGCCGAGACCGGGAGCGCGCGCCACGGTCTCGGCGCAAACATGCAGTCTCGCGGGACCCCAGGCCGAGGCCCGGGCGCGACCCGGGTCAGCGCCCGAGGACCACCTGCAGCTGCTCGACGGCCCAGTCGATCTCGGTGGCGCGGATGACCAGCGGCGGGGCGATGCGGATCGTCTGGCCGTGCGTGTCCTTCACGAGCACGCCGCGCGCCAGCAGGGCCTCGGCGATCTCGCGGCCCGTGCCGACGGCGGGGTCGATGTCGACGCCGGCCCACAGGCCCGCGCGGCGGTAGCCGGTGACGCCGTGGCCGGTCAGCGCGTCGAGGCGCCCGCCCAGGTGCTCGCCGAGGGCGGTGGCGCGCTCCTGGAAGCGGCCGTCGCGCAGCAGCTCCACGACGCGCAGGCCCACGGCCGCCGCGAGCGGGTTGCCGCCGAACGTGGAGCCGTGCTCACCCGGGCGGATCACGCCCAGCACGTCCTCGTCGGCCACGACCGCCGAGACGGGGAGGATGCCGCCGCCGAGCGCCTTGCCGAGCAGGTACACGTCGGGCACGACGCCCTCGCGGTCGCACGCGAAGGTCGTGCCGGTCCGGCCCAGGCCCGACTGGATCTCGTCGGCGATGAACAGCACGTTGCGCTCGCGGGTGAGCTCGCGCACGGCGGTGAGGTAGCCCTCGGGCGGGATGATCACGCCGCCCTCGCCCTGGATCGGCTCGATCAGCACCGCGACGGTGTCGTCGTCGATCGCCGCGGCGATCGCGTCGGCGTCGCCATACGGCACGGCGGTGAAGCCGGGCGCGTACGGCCCGAAGTCATCGCGCGCGTCCGGGTCGTCGCTGAAGCCGACGATCGTCGTGGTGCGGCCGTGGAAGTTGCCGTGCGCCACGATGATCTTCGCGCGGTCCGCGGCCACGCCCTTGACCCGGTAACCCCACGCGCGCGCGACCTTGATGCCGGTCTCGACGGCCTCGGCGCCGGTGTTCATCGGCAGCACGAGGTCCTTGCCGCACAGCTCGGCCAGCGCGGCCGCGAACGGCTCGAGCCGGTCGGAGCGGAACGCGCGGCTGGTCAGCGTGATCCGGTCGAGCTGACCCCGCGCGGCCTGCAGGAGCTCGGGGTGCCCGTGACCGAAGTTCAGCGCCGAGTAGCCCGCGAGCAGGTCGAGGTAGCGCTTGCCGTCGACGTCCGTGACCCAGGCGCCCTCGCCGGAGGCGATGGTGACGGGCAGCGGGTGGTAGTTGTGGGCGACGTGGGGCTCGGCGCTCATCGCGCACCGCCGCGCAGCTCGAGCGTGCAGCACTTGATGCCGCCGCCGCCGAGCAGCAGCTCCGACAGGTCGACGAGCACGGGGTTGTAGCCCCGCTCGCGCAGCTGCGCCTCGAAGCCGGTCGCGCGCGGCGAGATGAACACGTTGCGGCCATCGCTGGCGGAGTTCAGGCCGAACACGGCGCCGTCGGCGTCGGCCACGAGGATCGCGTCGGGGAAGCGGCGCTCAAGCTCGGCGCGGCTGGCCTCGTCGAAGGCGCCCGGGAGGTAGGCGATCGTCGGGGTCTGGCCGGGCTCCACCACGGGGTCGAGCACGCTCAGCGCGGTGTCGAGGT
This genomic interval from Microbacterium sediminis contains the following:
- a CDS encoding alpha-E domain-containing protein — its product is MLSRIAESLFWIGRYLERADGTARILDVHLQLLLEDPWIDEDVACRSLLAVMGAPAPDRATNREDIVGMLATEVEHPSSLAFSIRAARENARRAREIVSSELWEVLNTTSRRMPRRLHGANTHQTFTWVRERCALAYGVLESTAARDEAWQFLALGRAIERTDMTARLLATRSLTSDSGPSWTTILRSCGAYEPYLRTYQGAPRPLAAAEFLLLDRLFPRSIIYSIAEAESCMRAIDPGTERTGYTSAILRALGRIRNELEYTQIAEIVDDLPARMEHVQAVAREASEAIRQRFFPTQAEPSWIGEIG
- a CDS encoding circularly permuted type 2 ATP-grasp protein, coding for MPHLFDGYGATLAPRRTAAGEPPFDEMFHHVEGGAEVREVYRELYEWLSLTAQDDLRGRVDALANSYLAQGVTFDFAGEERAMPLDPVPRIIHYREWMHAEAGVVQRVRALEAFLDDVYGARAAVRDGVIPARLIASSRYFSRQAAGIRYANGVRVHVAGIDLIRDERGELRVLEDNARVPSGVSYVISNRRVMAQTFPEMFEKLAVRPVGEYPDRLLAALRAAAPAGVDDPNIVVLTPGVYNSAYFEHTLLARLMGVELVEGRDLVCMGGKVYMHTTRGPRRVDVIYRRVDDDYLDPVQFRADSVLGAPGLMLAARLGNVTIANGVGNGVADDKLTYTYVPDLIRYYLGEEPILKNVDTWRLEDPGALEEVLDRLDELVVKPVDGSGGKGLVVGPDASRKALDELRAKLIADPRGWIAQPLIMLSTIPTVTDAGLRPRHVDLRPFAVNSGHEVWVQPGGLTRVALPEGELVVNSSQGGGTKDTWILGGPAAVHGEYGHARGVAQLVDDQSATAEAAPVLLYDEQPAVMHSPQDDPVEGQQQQQQQQQQSGGMAC
- a CDS encoding transglutaminase family protein; amino-acid sequence: MKRLRIEHQTGFRYMGGEVTASYNEARMLPVTCEGQFVLMAALDISPHTAVSTYVDYFGTQVSAFDVLTSHDDLTIVARSLVEVRARGRTEIDTTWEALRTDAQSAVDVVEMLQQTDRTRPHPEVAALAHEIAARHENPDHAALEIATTVGEAMEYVFGVTTVQTTAAEAWTARTGVCQDITHVALGALRAAGIPARYVSGYLHPQVDPVIGETVAGESHAWVEWFAGGTWQAFDATNGIDIGDRHVLVARGRDYEDVPPLRGVYSGSPKSELHVTVTITREA
- the rocD gene encoding ornithine--oxo-acid transaminase — translated: MSAEPHVAHNYHPLPVTIASGEGAWVTDVDGKRYLDLLAGYSALNFGHGHPELLQAARGQLDRITLTSRAFRSDRLEPFAAALAELCGKDLVLPMNTGAEAVETGIKVARAWGYRVKGVAADRAKIIVAHGNFHGRTTTIVGFSDDPDARDDFGPYAPGFTAVPYGDADAIAAAIDDDTVAVLIEPIQGEGGVIIPPEGYLTAVRELTRERNVLFIADEIQSGLGRTGTTFACDREGVVPDVYLLGKALGGGILPVSAVVADEDVLGVIRPGEHGSTFGGNPLAAAVGLRVVELLRDGRFQERATALGEHLGGRLDALTGHGVTGYRRAGLWAGVDIDPAVGTGREIAEALLARGVLVKDTHGQTIRIAPPLVIRATEIDWAVEQLQVVLGR